In Anaerolineae bacterium, the following proteins share a genomic window:
- a CDS encoding ECF transporter S component, with protein MQERKWYAFGTREVVFAALGAALYGVLSFATNMLALPAAGNVAFRPAVCIPMFFGIAFGPWVGFISGFLGNIIGDALSGWGFWFWWDLGNGIMGLIPGFAGLLIRDFRSTRSLTIADVFSALGAIVGMLLASLSEIWVSGVDLRTALVGYFLPAGLTNVINGIILVPILMVAYSAITARTGR; from the coding sequence ATGCAGGAGAGAAAGTGGTACGCCTTTGGAACCCGCGAGGTAGTTTTTGCGGCGCTGGGAGCAGCCCTCTACGGCGTCCTCTCCTTCGCAACCAACATGCTGGCCCTCCCTGCCGCAGGCAACGTGGCCTTTCGCCCTGCCGTATGTATCCCGATGTTCTTCGGCATCGCCTTCGGACCCTGGGTGGGCTTCATAAGCGGCTTTCTGGGCAACATCATAGGTGATGCCCTCTCCGGCTGGGGCTTCTGGTTCTGGTGGGACCTGGGCAATGGTATCATGGGGCTGATTCCGGGCTTCGCGGGTCTCCTCATCCGGGATTTCCGCAGCACCCGATCTTTAACCATCGCTGACGTCTTCTCAGCTCTGGGCGCGATCGTAGGAATGCTGCTGGCCTCCCTCTCGGAAATCTGGGTCTCCGGAGTAGACCTTCGCACGGCTCTCGTCGGTTACTTCCTGCCCGCTGGCCTGACGAATGTCATAAACGGCATCATCCTGGTTCCCATCCTGATGGTCGCTTACAGCGCCATAACCGCTCGCACTGGACGGTAA
- a CDS encoding energy-coupling factor transporter transmembrane protein EcfT gives MLVSWRYRERNTLIQKLDPRARWIFMLAVLFSVIQFWDLRFLLFFFALTLAYYLLCRLTWQETRRIWTFVLILVVAIIGLNTVLTGRGGPTEVLHGRAHVLWEARWTIPGVSWEINPTITVEKVVFAVAQMVRMLTVAILFIPVAYTFNPNHYGITFRRLGLPDKVAFSIDLAFRFVPTLARDFSITLDAQRARGYEVEKLTGGPIAQIRKLAPLIVPVTISAIVGAEDIINAMDLRCFGLRPRTWIHELRYTPRDYALIAFSVLLLIVSTLVRVLWGIGGFWVPDWALRWFGF, from the coding sequence ATGCTGGTCTCGTGGCGCTATCGGGAGCGGAATACCCTTATCCAAAAGTTGGACCCAAGAGCTCGCTGGATCTTCATGCTGGCCGTCCTTTTCTCCGTTATCCAGTTCTGGGATCTACGCTTCCTGCTCTTCTTCTTTGCTCTAACCCTCGCCTACTATCTCCTCTGCCGGCTGACATGGCAGGAGACCCGCCGGATATGGACTTTCGTCCTGATCCTGGTGGTGGCCATAATCGGGCTCAACACTGTCCTGACGGGACGTGGAGGGCCAACCGAAGTCTTGCACGGAAGAGCTCACGTCCTCTGGGAAGCCCGTTGGACCATTCCTGGTGTGAGCTGGGAGATTAACCCCACCATCACGGTAGAAAAAGTGGTATTTGCTGTGGCTCAGATGGTGCGAATGCTCACTGTTGCCATCCTCTTCATCCCCGTTGCCTACACCTTTAACCCCAACCACTACGGGATTACCTTCCGTCGCCTGGGACTGCCCGACAAAGTGGCTTTTTCCATTGACCTGGCCTTCCGCTTTGTGCCCACGCTGGCGCGGGATTTCAGCATTACACTGGACGCGCAAAGGGCCCGGGGCTACGAAGTGGAAAAACTGACGGGAGGGCCTATTGCCCAAATTCGGAAGCTGGCCCCCCTAATAGTCCCGGTCACCATCAGCGCCATCGTGGGAGCAGAGGACATCATCAATGCAATGGACCTGCGTTGTTTTGGCCTGCGCCCGCGCACCTGGATTCACGAGTTGCGATACACACCGCGGGACTATGCCCTCATCGCCTTTAGCGTGCTGCTGCTGATAGTGTCTACCCTCGTACGGGTCCTCTGGGGGATTGGGGGCTTCTGGGTGCCCGATTGGGCCCTCCGGTGGTTTGGTTTCTGA